A section of the Malania oleifera isolate guangnan ecotype guangnan chromosome 2, ASM2987363v1, whole genome shotgun sequence genome encodes:
- the LOC131149201 gene encoding histone deacetylase HDT1-like isoform X2, whose product MEFWGVEVKPGQPLEVNPDFTKIIHLSQAALGESKDKGKESIPLFVKIGDKKLVLGTLSPEVCPQLAFDIVFEQKFELSHNWKKGSVYFLGYEADVPAGSDYSDSESDPEEEVPLLSENGNLELKVEATKADMTKANAAKPESSEKPKVKIVDPKERKSKKDESDEDDTSDDLDEDSESDESDDEEMVDGEDSSDDNEDDDEDEDEDEDEEPPKKAGPSKKRSSDSAVKTPVPDKKAKLVSPQKTGGKKGAHTVTPHPSKQAAKTPVTNDKAKPQTPKSSGQVSCKSCSKTFNSEGALQSHSKAKHGGK is encoded by the exons ATGGAGTTCTGGG GTGTTGAAGTCAAACCTGGTCAGCCCCTTGAAGTGAATCCTGATTTTACCAAGATCATACATCTTTCTCAG GCTGCATTGGGTGAATCTAAGGACAAAGGGAAGGAATCTATCCCCCTTTTTGTAAAGATTGGTGATAAGAAGCTTGTTTTGGGAACACTATCCCCTGAAGTTTGCCCTCAGCTAGCTTTTGATATCGTGTTTGAGCAAAAGTTTGAACTCTCTCATAACTGGAAAAAAGGGAGTGTTTACTTTTTAGGTTATGAAGCTGATGTTCCGGCTGG GAGCGACTATTCTG acTCCGAGTCTGATCCTGAAGAGGAAGTTCCATTGCTGTCTGAGAATG GAAATTTAGAGCTAAAAGTTGAGGCTACAAAGGCTGATATGACTAAGGCTAATGCAGCTAAACCCGAATCTTCTGAAAAGCCAAAGGTGAAAATTGTAGACCCTAAAGAAAGAAAGTCCAAAAAAGATGAAAGTGACGAGGACGACACGAGTGATGATTTAGATGAGGACTCTGAGTCTGATGAATCTGATGATGAG GAAATGGTTGATGGTGAGGATAGTTCTGATGACAACGAGGATGATGATGAGGAtgaggatgaagatgaagatgaagagccGCCGAAGAAG gCTGGACCAAGCAAGAAGAGGTCGTCTGACTCTGCCGTAAAAACACCTGTTCCAGATAAGAAGGCCAAATTGGTTTCACCTCAGAAGACAG GTGGTAAGAAGGGTGCTCATACAGTAACTCCCCATCCTTCAAAGCAAGCTGCAAAGACTCCTGTCACCAATGACAAGGCGAAGCCTCAAACACCGAAGTCCAGTGGCCAAGTGTCCTGCAAATCCTGTAGCAA GACATTCAACTCAGAGGGAGCTCTGCAGAGTCATTCCAAGGCTAAGCACGGTGGCAAATAG
- the LOC131149201 gene encoding histone deacetylase HDT1-like isoform X1: MEFWGVEVKPGQPLEVNPDFTKIIHLSQAALGESKDKGKESIPLFVKIGDKKLVLGTLSPEVCPQLAFDIVFEQKFELSHNWKKGSVYFLGYEADVPAGSDYSDSESDPEEEVPLLSENGNLELKVEATKADMTKANAAKPESSEKPKVKIVDPKERKSKKDESDEDDTSDDLDEDSESDESDDEEMVDGEDSSDDNEDDDEDEDEDEDEEPPKKAGPSKKRSSDSAVKTPVPDKKAKLVSPQKTGGKKGAHTVTPHPSKQAAKTPVTNDKAKPQTPKSSGQVSCKSCSNRTFNSEGALQSHSKAKHGGK; encoded by the exons ATGGAGTTCTGGG GTGTTGAAGTCAAACCTGGTCAGCCCCTTGAAGTGAATCCTGATTTTACCAAGATCATACATCTTTCTCAG GCTGCATTGGGTGAATCTAAGGACAAAGGGAAGGAATCTATCCCCCTTTTTGTAAAGATTGGTGATAAGAAGCTTGTTTTGGGAACACTATCCCCTGAAGTTTGCCCTCAGCTAGCTTTTGATATCGTGTTTGAGCAAAAGTTTGAACTCTCTCATAACTGGAAAAAAGGGAGTGTTTACTTTTTAGGTTATGAAGCTGATGTTCCGGCTGG GAGCGACTATTCTG acTCCGAGTCTGATCCTGAAGAGGAAGTTCCATTGCTGTCTGAGAATG GAAATTTAGAGCTAAAAGTTGAGGCTACAAAGGCTGATATGACTAAGGCTAATGCAGCTAAACCCGAATCTTCTGAAAAGCCAAAGGTGAAAATTGTAGACCCTAAAGAAAGAAAGTCCAAAAAAGATGAAAGTGACGAGGACGACACGAGTGATGATTTAGATGAGGACTCTGAGTCTGATGAATCTGATGATGAG GAAATGGTTGATGGTGAGGATAGTTCTGATGACAACGAGGATGATGATGAGGAtgaggatgaagatgaagatgaagagccGCCGAAGAAG gCTGGACCAAGCAAGAAGAGGTCGTCTGACTCTGCCGTAAAAACACCTGTTCCAGATAAGAAGGCCAAATTGGTTTCACCTCAGAAGACAG GTGGTAAGAAGGGTGCTCATACAGTAACTCCCCATCCTTCAAAGCAAGCTGCAAAGACTCCTGTCACCAATGACAAGGCGAAGCCTCAAACACCGAAGTCCAGTGGCCAAGTGTCCTGCAAATCCTGTAGCAA CAGGACATTCAACTCAGAGGGAGCTCTGCAGAGTCATTCCAAGGCTAAGCACGGTGGCAAATAG